In Bacteroidales bacterium, a single genomic region encodes these proteins:
- the tnpA gene encoding IS200/IS605 family transposase, producing the protein MPYVKIWIHCVWGTKNRKQFLLGEKKAEVISHIRNNANEKGIYIDFINGHTEHLHCLLSLNQDQTLSKVMQLIKGESSFWINRNLVVKDKFEWAEEYFGVSVSESHVHRVREYIKNQEQHHTKKSWQEEYDEFIEKYGFNIFYDK; encoded by the coding sequence ATGCCGTACGTAAAGATCTGGATTCACTGTGTTTGGGGAACTAAAAACCGTAAACAATTCCTTTTGGGTGAGAAAAAGGCAGAAGTGATCAGTCATATCCGGAACAATGCCAATGAAAAAGGTATATATATAGACTTTATAAATGGACATACAGAGCATCTTCACTGCCTTCTTTCTTTAAACCAGGACCAGACATTATCCAAAGTGATGCAGCTGATTAAGGGAGAATCCTCTTTTTGGATTAATAGAAATTTGGTAGTAAAGGATAAATTTGAATGGGCTGAAGAGTATTTTGGTGTTTCTGTGAGTGAGTCCCATGTTCATCGGGTTAGGGAATATATTAAAAATCAGGAACAGCATCACACGAAAAAATCATGGCAGGAGGAGTATGATGAATTTATTGAGAAGTACGGATTTAACATTTTTTATGATAAGTAA
- a CDS encoding nucleotidyltransferase family protein, with the protein MSSELNIRDEERLLIELCRLDFSEEHLKKIRLLVPEIKDWDYFRKLANAHGVTALAWNNLEKHNLNSSIPNDVAVILRGSLLQSLSRNTFNTESLANALRLLNAEKIKTVLLKGMALENSIYGNAGLRQMSDVDVLISRADCIRARNILIQDGYESLPVKSFFHKLILADTGKHLPSLLKNGTSLEIHHELFGGKNRTLTSLFYDTGFEIKIKDETAWIPQPQIFFLYLVKHLYLHELNNESQLRLYTDLVVLLEKHREEILNADLIKLASESGMQEMLANHLEPLRIFWEIPFPALINDFISKNLNPSYLNKFLFFLKSPKDNPPADKSHFYHHVLSDIPGLHRKILFVLGDIFPSVRFMKNRYKCTSTLKVLMYYPHRIGKLWWLIKR; encoded by the coding sequence ATGAGCAGTGAACTGAATATACGCGACGAGGAGAGGCTTCTGATTGAACTGTGCCGTCTTGATTTCAGTGAGGAGCATTTGAAAAAGATCAGGCTGCTTGTACCTGAAATAAAAGACTGGGATTATTTCAGGAAGCTGGCAAATGCTCATGGAGTTACAGCCCTGGCATGGAATAATCTTGAAAAACACAACCTGAATTCTTCAATCCCCAATGATGTTGCTGTTATACTTAGGGGATCACTTCTGCAAAGTCTTAGCCGGAACACTTTTAATACAGAATCTCTTGCCAATGCTCTTCGGTTGCTGAATGCAGAAAAGATAAAGACAGTACTGCTGAAAGGGATGGCGCTAGAAAACAGTATCTATGGTAATGCCGGACTACGCCAGATGTCAGATGTAGATGTTCTTATCTCACGGGCTGATTGCATCAGGGCACGGAATATTTTGATTCAGGACGGGTATGAATCGCTTCCTGTTAAATCATTTTTTCATAAGCTGATTTTAGCCGACACCGGTAAGCACCTCCCCTCACTCTTAAAGAACGGGACCTCGCTTGAGATCCACCACGAACTATTCGGGGGGAAGAACAGGACTCTGACAAGCCTGTTTTATGATACAGGTTTTGAGATTAAGATCAAAGATGAAACAGCATGGATTCCGCAGCCGCAGATCTTTTTCCTCTATCTGGTTAAGCATCTGTATCTGCATGAGTTGAACAATGAATCGCAGCTACGGCTTTATACCGATCTTGTTGTTCTTCTGGAAAAACACAGAGAAGAAATATTAAATGCTGATCTTATAAAACTGGCATCAGAATCAGGAATGCAGGAGATGCTTGCAAATCATCTTGAGCCGCTTCGCATATTCTGGGAGATCCCTTTTCCGGCCCTGATTAATGATTTTATCTCTAAAAATCTAAATCCTTCATATCTGAATAAATTTCTGTTTTTCCTAAAGAGTCCTAAAGATAATCCCCCGGCAGATAAATCACATTTCTACCATCACGTCCTCTCAGATATTCCGGGACTGCACCGAAAGATCCTGTTTGTTCTGGGAGACATATTCCCTTCTGTAAGGTTTATGAAGAACAGGTATAAATGTACAAGTACCCTGAAGGTGTTGATGTATTATCCGCACCGGATTGGGAAATTGTGGTGGCTGATAAAAAGATGA
- a CDS encoding ABC transporter ATP-binding protein — protein MREKLKLFRESLKLVWRSAPGWALANTLLSVIRSIFPLLLVWLLKGVIDAITEAASAHQVTPLEIILWPVVAVVIVWFLDEATSDLSNFVRKKQSLKLEVYMYDLLHSKAIKLDLISFEQPEYFDCLTRASREAPWRPNSILNNIVSVFRAFISLLLMAGLILTLHWSLAVLLIVANIPGIWLRLHYAEVLYNFQRKQTPESRKSAYFNWLLTGDRPSRELRLFGLGNYFKDLFKTSFLKQKDEEVNIIRKRTTIELVSNLFKASALLVTLLFIARQTINKTISLGEMAMFLLAFRQGMLYIKDLFSSLAGLYEDGLFIGDTFEFLNLKEGITAKEPVAIIHPLVNEIAAENLSFTYPGNNSSTINNISFKIKKGEVVALVGPNGAGKSTLVRLLCRLYDPDSGTVKYDDTDIKHIEPAEYRKQFSVVFQDFMLYNLSAGENIRLGNINSPADAVKIKSAASVTGVDNLISNLPNSYDTIIGNLFDDSRELSWGEWQKLALARALYRDSPVLILDEPSSSLDADTEHEIFSRFREIVKDRTSILISHRFTNVTLADRIIVLDKGAITETGTHDELMKKGGMYYTMFTRQSSRFNR, from the coding sequence ATGAGAGAGAAACTTAAACTATTCAGAGAATCCCTTAAACTTGTCTGGCGAAGTGCCCCTGGCTGGGCACTGGCCAACACTCTTCTTTCTGTAATAAGAAGCATCTTTCCTTTGTTACTTGTGTGGCTTCTGAAAGGTGTGATTGATGCAATAACAGAAGCTGCATCTGCCCATCAGGTGACCCCGCTGGAGATTATTCTCTGGCCGGTTGTAGCAGTAGTTATCGTATGGTTTCTCGATGAAGCCACATCCGATCTCAGCAATTTTGTCAGGAAGAAACAGTCGTTGAAGCTTGAGGTCTATATGTATGATCTTCTCCATTCCAAAGCCATAAAACTTGACCTTATCAGCTTTGAACAGCCTGAGTATTTCGACTGTCTCACAAGGGCTTCAAGGGAAGCCCCGTGGCGGCCAAACAGTATCCTTAATAACATCGTCTCTGTTTTCAGGGCATTTATCTCGCTACTGCTTATGGCCGGACTGATACTTACTCTTCACTGGAGCCTGGCTGTTCTTCTTATTGTTGCCAATATCCCCGGAATTTGGCTCAGACTTCATTATGCTGAAGTGCTGTATAATTTCCAGAGGAAGCAGACACCGGAATCAAGAAAATCGGCTTATTTCAACTGGCTTCTTACAGGCGACAGGCCATCGAGGGAGCTGAGACTTTTCGGATTGGGAAATTACTTTAAGGACCTTTTCAAAACATCTTTCCTGAAACAGAAAGATGAGGAAGTTAACATTATAAGGAAAAGAACAACAATAGAACTTGTCTCAAATCTTTTTAAAGCCTCGGCTCTGCTTGTTACATTATTGTTTATCGCACGTCAAACAATAAACAAAACGATTTCTTTGGGAGAGATGGCAATGTTCCTCCTGGCTTTCAGGCAGGGAATGCTATATATAAAAGATCTCTTCAGTTCGCTGGCCGGATTATATGAAGACGGACTGTTTATTGGCGACACATTCGAATTCCTGAACCTTAAAGAGGGTATCACTGCAAAAGAACCGGTTGCCATTATACACCCTCTTGTTAATGAGATCGCTGCAGAGAACCTCTCCTTCACCTATCCGGGAAACAACAGCAGTACTATCAATAACATTTCTTTCAAAATAAAGAAAGGGGAAGTTGTTGCACTCGTTGGTCCGAATGGTGCCGGGAAAAGTACGCTTGTGAGATTGCTGTGCAGACTTTATGATCCCGATTCAGGCACAGTAAAATATGACGATACTGACATAAAACATATTGAGCCTGCAGAGTACAGGAAGCAGTTCTCGGTTGTATTCCAGGACTTTATGCTCTACAATCTCTCGGCAGGAGAAAACATACGATTGGGAAACATAAATTCTCCTGCAGATGCAGTGAAGATAAAGAGCGCAGCCTCGGTAACAGGGGTCGATAATCTGATTAGTAATCTTCCAAACAGCTACGACACAATCATAGGAAATCTTTTCGATGACAGCCGCGAACTAAGCTGGGGAGAGTGGCAGAAGTTGGCACTTGCGCGTGCACTTTATCGTGATTCTCCGGTGCTGATACTTGACGAGCCCTCCAGTTCACTCGATGCCGATACAGAGCATGAGATTTTCAGCAGGTTCAGGGAGATAGTAAAAGACCGTACATCGATTCTTATAAGTCACCGGTTCACAAATGTAACCCTTGCCGACAGGATAATTGTACTTGATAAGGGAGCGATAACCGAGACGGGTACCCACGATGAACTGATGAAAAAAGGAGGAATGTACTACACAATGTTTACCAGGCAGAGCAGCAGGTTTAACAGATGA
- a CDS encoding S24/S26 family peptidase, translating into MNKYLNKQTLVKDMSLTLLSEGKTIRIKAHGYSMYPCIKPGSMLLIEPIKLKGFPVPGEIIAVKRENGLVVHRLTKIINQDGVSKYVARGDSNAYADKPVNIGMIVGRIVRAETSGENQVLADIRINKRPNYILNRFRVIFIMLKKKIF; encoded by the coding sequence ATGAATAAGTATCTTAATAAACAGACACTGGTCAAGGATATGAGCCTTACACTGTTATCGGAAGGGAAAACTATCAGGATAAAAGCACACGGCTACAGCATGTATCCATGTATCAAACCAGGATCAATGCTTCTTATTGAACCAATTAAACTGAAGGGATTTCCTGTGCCGGGTGAAATAATTGCTGTGAAAAGAGAGAACGGACTTGTTGTGCACAGGCTGACTAAAATTATTAATCAGGATGGGGTTTCTAAATATGTTGCACGGGGAGATAGTAATGCGTATGCAGATAAACCTGTGAATATTGGAATGATTGTGGGACGGATTGTGAGAGCTGAGACAAGCGGGGAGAATCAGGTGCTGGCGGATATCAGGATTAATAAAAGACCGAATTATATATTGAATCGATTTAGGGTGATATTTATAATGTTGAAGAAGAAAATATTTTGA